The Oreochromis niloticus isolate F11D_XX linkage group LG4, O_niloticus_UMD_NMBU, whole genome shotgun sequence DNA segment CCACATGATTAGCATCGGATGTGGCCTGCACAGAGGTGGGATTGTAGTTGCTACATGTCACAGGATGAGAGGTAAGGGGTGGTGTAAATTGTTCAGATCTCCCACAGTTCTCATTAAGGAGAAGTTTACAGGGCGTCACCTGCTCCCTTCGAGTACTCCTCAGAACTCCAAGTTCATCCTTTACTTTTGAGCAGTAATAATAGCAAAGTTGGCCCGATGATGACAGATCAGCCCTCATATTAAAGTTATCTGACTACTCAGGAGTGCAACACTTGAAACAGTTTACAAGACACTGTATGCAAGTACACCTGCTGATCTGCGAAACCACTTTTACATTTCTTAGGTGATTTATGCTATTTagctgtggggttttttggggggttttttattCCATATTATAGGCTCATGCCTATCCCAACTGTCATGTGGCAAAGGCCAGGGTACAGCCCGGAGAGGTTACCAGTTTGTTgcattgctaaaaaaaaaacagaggggaaACCATTTACACTCTTATGTAAATTGCGTGGCTGTAGCTGAGGGGATAGAGCAGGTCATTTGGCAGCTCCAGTCttcatgccaaatatccttgggcaagatactaacctcaAGTTACTCCTGGATGCATGCACCGAAGCATGAACTTGTGTGACTGTTAGGcagaaagcacttaagcataTAGAATCAGTGGGTTTACCTATTGTTACGCCTCCTCGAGGGCAGGAGGGGGTAACACAACAACTCCAGAAACTCAGTACAAGTGTTATATGCTGAGACAAGTTTAATGGCAGCTTTCACACAAAAGACAATGACCCAAAAAATGTGGGGGAGAAAGGGACAGTTaggttgtgccaaaaaaaacaccaaaaaagatAAAACCACCCCTAACCCAAGAAAaacaaggaggaaaaaaaaatcctaatccTCAACTCAAAACAAGCTCAAAAATGACATGGGTGGCACCAACCTACTTACCTAATGTTTCTAACAGAAAGGATTCTACGTGAGTAAGTGTATGGGGTCCCCAGACTTCCCTAGTCCTCTTTACTCCCACCACAACcttcaaacaaaagaaatacacCAGAGGAGCTTTACACATGTGCCAAACAAGTCCAAGCAAGGAAGAGAGAGACACTCCAGCCACAGGTGAGTTTCCTTATCAGGACTCCAGGTTTGTCCAATCAAAGCCTCCTTCCTCTAATTAGCTGGAGAGCCCCATATTGACACCAGCCTGCAGTCTGTGTAGCTGGGGAAATGGCAAGCAAagggagagggaaagaaaacatgCAGCCTGCAGACACGTAACACTATCAATCAGAAATCATTCATCAAAGAGAATAATATTTCACACATCTATAACTATTTACATTGTTTGCACAAAGTTTGTTCTGgatttctttaaaatacaggGATATGTAACCTATTGATGATGATCAATATATTATagaattatttatattattatactAAGGGCCTGGAATTTTGTGGAACAtcgctgtttgttttttgaaaacTAATTTTCCACACCCCTGCAACAATATTTGATCAAAGGTCTTATTGTAATATTATTAGTGAAGGATAACAGGTTTCTTCTATGTATTTAACACATTTGTTACTAGTGGCATACAATAAcaaattgtcatttttaatcTATACTCAGGCTACAAATTTTCcatatgtgtgtatgaaaaaaaatatttacatatttatacaTTATGGGATATGTggcacgatctgatatcgtcgtgttggtgttgttcctagatcatcatactaaatgttgttccaggatcaacattgcaagtgaccaatgaGAATGTTGTGACGACATACTTTTGCGATttcgggaaaaaccgccgtaaaacaaaaaaatgtagttaagctgcgagaaaccgcctctgtccgccgatcaacggaccctgaccctaatcctaaccctaaccctaaccctttaataaacagtaagcagaattgatattgtccttgtaacattggaatttcataaatgcacgaatggcttggcacgcaaaagaataacgtcacaacaatgtgattggtcacttgcaacgttgaacctggaacaacattttcatgatgatctgggaacaacaccaacacgacgatatcagatcatccggGATATGTGAGCCATATATAAGTATGTAACAGCAGTTGACTTTGAATGAGACGGCACCACTGTGAGTCATGGTGCTTACCACAACTCTATTTATGAATATGTACACACCCATAGCCTTGGTGCAAGATGCTACCCAGGCTTAGCTTGCCTAGCCAGGCGTTAAAGCCAGATGCAAGTGGGTTAAAAGCCACCTAGAGTGAAATAATGACATCATTCTGAGCCATCAGAACTGCATGTGGCTCATGGTGCAGGAGTTATGTCACCGAATAAACTGCTGCATGCCACACTGATGCGCAAATCTTTGAGAGGGAAGCGCCTCATCATAAAGCTCAAGAGGTAGTAGGACCTTGTGCAGAGTGCCTACATTGCTGCATTAGGCCCATGGGCTTTTTTGACACGTAAATTTAACTTCTTCTACTTTCAGCTGCTACCTTTCGGAGTCATTACAAGGGATTTCAACTAACATCAagactaaaataaaactttgtTGATAACTTGTCGTCTTagcaaagcctttttttttctttttatttcacatCACACTAATATTACATCATACTTGGGACTCTCGGCAGCAACACTCTGGTTTTTCCATGAACTTGATTTGTCCACAAACACACCCATCTCTGACAGGATGGCCTCTGGAATAGGACGGGCATGACGGGACACATAGAACTTCTTCAGACTTGAATTCATAGGTGAAGGTTTATAGTCCGTGCATGACTTTCCGCTCAGACTTGGAGCGCACTGCACATCCAGTTTATAGAACAGTTGGCCGTGGTTCAGATTACAGAGATCCGCTTTAACTCCAGCAGTCAGAAGTGGCTCACATGCTCCTAATAGGTCATCATCCCACTTGTTGTCCTCATCCCAAACTTCAAATCTCAGTTTAGCTGATGAAATATCCTCTGAGCCCAGGTCGACGACCATGCCCCAGtgtgggttgttgttgttataaaTGACAGGAGAACGCCGGACTTCTAATTTGTTGAAAATCACCTTCACATATCCATCTGTACCGGTGGTGTGGTCCCCCCACAGACCAGAGGCCCGCTGTACTGTTATGATGACCCGCGCCATTCCCTTACGAGTTGGGCAGCAATCTTGGTTCACGGCAGGGTCATTGTGGCACTGGCAGACGCAGGGATCCCTCGAGTCGGTCCTAATCCCAGCCTTACAGTGATCAGTGCAGTTTCTCCACAGGCCTTTCTCCAGGATGTAATGGCTAATGGCAGAGCGCAGGTCTTTTCTGACTTTGGTTGTGGTGGGTAGTAACTCATGCAGAGACTCCAGGGAATATGAGACGATGTCTGGGTTTTGTGGTAATGTGCTCAGCCATTCCTTGTAGGCTTCTGGATTTTTGTCAGCAGAGAAGAGAAGGTCTGGCTctgtggtatgaccaccttttaTTTCTGTGAACCTGTGGAGGACAGAGTTGCTTGAACAGCTGCGACAGAAAGAAATCATAACAACACTGGAGGAGTCAGTCTTTAAGGAGTTTAAGTCTGAAGCCACCAGATACAAGGTATAATATAGCTGTTAATTATTGTGTTTTAGATATGGAAGAGCAAGTCTGACACCTCGCTTGGGTTAGAATAGCTAATGAATCAGAAATACTTGAGGAAACTTTTACATACCTGTCATTAAAGAGGCTGGAGAAGGCAGACTTACTGTCTGTCTGCTGTGTAtcctttttgcagtgttttgtttcaGTACTCATTTTTTTAGCTTTAATACTTGCAGACGCCTCAACTTCGAGGCACATCTGCACCTCCTCGGCACTGAGCCCTTGAAGGCTGGCCTGGCACTGTCTGATGCTGGTGACAGACTCGATACTTCCTCCCAGTTTCACCTGGAATCAAATATTCCAACACAAtatgcattttgttattatgttATTTTGGATAACTCACAGCAAAAaatttctggcacaacttcacctacttccaaggtgcatggagaggATGAAAGAATTCACAATGtagcttgtggccttcatcagggtcgaccctgatgaaggccacaagccgaaacgcgttggtcaattatgaaagttgttcatcttcccttaagtgttgctggagttcctacATTTTGGATAACTCAGAAATGACTGATAAGTTGTGTTGTGTTTCAGGTGCACTGTTGTTATTCTGGTTCACCTTGGTGATGTAGTGGGTCCCAAAGTCATCAATGAGTTTGTAAAACCGTTGTTTGGTTTCTGCGCTGTAGGTTTTGGGAAGTTTTTTCACTGCTTTGCGAAATTCTCTGTGCAGCTTTGGAGCACTGGACACTCTGTAGCTGATTTCAGAACAAAAATTAAACATCAGAATTGCATTTTTGCGTTTTTATCTTGATAACAAAGGGACAGTGCATCAGAGTACTCATATTCTTACCTGTAGTACTCGCAGGACATGCTGTGGCTTGCGAAGCTGTACTTGTCATTCTTGGTTTTTTCCATGGAGTAACTCGAGAGGTGAGAATTAGTACCAGCCAGCATCAGTGACGCACTTTTACTCCCCGCTTGTAGATCTAGATTCGCCTTCCAGTTGTTTTCAACAGAAGAGAAGCTAGAACCGACAAGAGACTCGCTGGATTTGTGAAGTTTGGTGGAAACTTTGGCGCTGCAGGACTGCTTTGCCCTCCAGTCCACCACTGTCAGGGGTagcttttgctttttgttctcCAGGAAAGGGTTGGTACACAGGATGCATGTTTTATCTTTACGTTTCCACTGATTCATGTCGAGCACAAAGGCTCCTTTACGTTCCATTTTGGTGATATCAAAGCCCTCCCCGGCCAAATTGGCTCCCGGAGCAAATTCTGCATCGGTGCACTGTTTTGGTGTCCCATCTGTGCACAACTGATACGTAAAGTGAGGGAGAGACAGCAGGAGGCCAGCACAGATCCAGATATTCACCTGAAACATGTTGCTGCTGAGctggaaatatttatttaatgagcCTGTGTCACTGAAAGCTGAAAAGGAAACATTTTCAGGTCAATAAACAGACATGTGAAGCAGTTCTGTAGTATATAGTAAGTTCTGAAAAACCACATATCATTTGTGGTTAAACTCAATCACGGTTTTGATTTGTCTAAACCTGAAAGatttctatttatttcaacATTTTTGCCATCTTATTTAGTAAAATAAGCCCCAGAATTTGATTTATTTCCTTAGCACTTTGATAACATCTTAACAAAAGCCCAAAAAATGGATCAAGGAACTCTACAGTTAAGACTACTCACTTTCTGTTGTGTGTTCTCGCTGCACATACGCATCAGACTGCGAGCAGCAGTGTCACAATATAATCTTTTATATGCAAAGAACAAAGGATGAACACAGTGGGGTAGCGGAGGTGTGAAAAGCAAGTATGCAGGCGGTCCCAACGACACTAAGCGAACCTGTTATTTTTCTCATGTGATCATGGAAAGTATTTTAGCATGTCTTTGTCTTCCTTTGTTTATCAAGCTAAGATCAGCTTGACAGTAACTGAGAACAAACTGGACATGAGGTTACAAAAAACCTACAATAACACGGTCAATCAAAATTGTGATCGGGTAAaagataaattatttttttaaaaagtcatgcTCCTcctttctcattttctttttttcagaaattAGTCATTGTGAAACCTGCACCACATCATTTGCGACATATAGGCTGTCCAGACCAAAGAATGACTGAGTAAGAGGAAAAGGACGTTGTGAATCGTCCAGATCTTCTACACGCTTCTTTCATGAAGCGTTTACAGGATGTCACCTGCCGCCTTTGAGTGCTTCTCAGGAACTTCGAATGCATGCGTATCTGTGAACTGTAGGAGGACCCCAGAGTACCCGTATAGATGGGGAAAACATTAAAACTCTTCAGAGAAAGTCCCCCATCTAAGTCaggggatttgaacccagagTCTTTATGTGATGGTGTGAACCACAACATCACCATGCCTCACATATACTTCACTGCTAAAGTAATAAAAATTTCACACTATAGACCAGAAACTTTTGACTGAGGATCCAGATTTAATCTGTACTTTTGTGTCAAAGAGGAGAGGCTGCTTGCATTCTAACCCTATGAGGTGTAACTCTCAGCAATTTGAATATGTAATTAATTCTTTTATTAGTTTTGGCAATCaggtaataaaaaaaaccccaaaaccaaAACTGTCACCCATCAATAactatttagatttttttcagaAAGTGTGTTCTGGACTTCCCCAAAATACAGGGTTAGGGTTATAACCTCTGTAGGAGTTCCATGATTTAGACCTCAGAGTGTTAAAGAAACCTTGAAGTCAAACAGATTAAGCCTAGGAGCCCTTTAGTTCAATGACCAGTTTTAtatatcttgatgcatgctcaataatCAAGGTAAGGACATCccaaaaagctgattctgttcatctgcacGTAGCGTTTTCGGTTGAAGAAATGTTTTGTCGcccatccaagtgacttcttcagtctcattaCTGAAGAAGTGACTGAAGAAGCCACTTGGATGattgatgaaacatttctcctgctgaaaacgctacatccagatgaacagaatctacTTTTTGGGACCAGTCATACAAAATTCTTGGTAGTACTTTCTATTACAGCTCAGTAATAAAGTGGCAGTAGTAGggtaacaaaacagaaacaagaacaTAATAATTTAGTTATTTCTAAGTGGTTACAACTTGTTTCTTTCATACTTCAGTTTAACCCTAAATTATATTTTTCAGCTCTACTCATCTTTGTTGAAGATGgctggatgaaaaaaaaagtgaaaaaaacaaaaccaaacaagagCACTTAGTAAGCGCAACTCCCCCCGAAGGGTTAGGGCTATACTAAAGCTTTCTATACTAAACCTATCATGTTTTCATCACCCCATAAGCCTGTTTTTATTACAATCAAATGATGTTAGCCTCTTACGGCCTCGTTGTGATGTCGTAGAGTgttgtaacaaaaaaataaaacatgtgttGTGCAGATTTCTGTGTGCCTTTTTATATGATATATTACTCaatgtggtttaaaaaaaaattaaggtgAACTTTGACCTTGGGCAGTGGACAGTGATTGTAAAGATCAAATGCTTGGGCAACCTAGGTACTCATGTCATCCACGGCCTAGTATGttcactgtctgaagatgaccCATAAAGAAATTGTGGGTAATATAAAGTTCttactgattttcacattcgGCGTGATCTAGACCTGATTTTCACCTAAATTAAATCAGCTGGAGCTCTTAATCGGTAATTACCATCACACAAAATTTGAAAATCACATACTGAAAactttgaaaaatgaaaaaaaggaacaaaaagaaaTTTTCCACAGTGGTGACCGGTGAGCGGCAGGATTTGGCTGTATGCAGATGACTTTGCAAACTAGGCAGCTACAGTTCAGCCTGTGTTTTGTAAAGTGCAGTCAAGCAGAATCAAACTGGACAGAAAAGGACCGGAAGCTTTAACTTTAAATCTAAAATAAGATTTTTAACATAAGGAATTATTTTCTAAAAGCtgtgttatttctttgtttttaagacaAAGCCGACTGGATTACATAACATGAAAAGCGAGTACCATGACCTACAATAACCCTGGAGTTTTAGGTTGACTGATATGGATCACTGGGTATATGCACCTATGATGACTCCTGCAATTTTGTCATTTATGATTTTAATACATATTGGTTTAAGTTTGAAGAAGTTATATTAggcaaaaatcataaaatatgATGCAAACGATCAAAAAAGTACACTGAAGTTTTATTATTCTTGCTCAGGAGTACTAGGTGGAAGATGGAGAGATATTGCAGGTATTGCTCGAGGAAGCAAAAGTAAATATTTGTAATATCATCATAATCTTAAGTAATTACAGGAACAAGACCTTTCCAAACATAACTGAACAATGAATATCCTGGGAACACCCATGAAGCAGTAAAATATGTTCAATATACACTCAGGAGgaacacctgttcaactacttgttaatgcaaatatctaattagcCAGTCACATGGAAGCAACTCATTGTATGTAGGCATGTAGGTATGGTTGAGACGACCtggtgaagttcaaactgagagtaAGAATtgagaagaaaggtgatttaagcgCCTTTGGATGtggcgtggttgttggtgccaggtGTAGTGGCGTGAGTATTTCAGTAACTGCAGATCTGgtgggattttcctgcacaaccatctctagggtttgtAGAGAATGactcataaaagaaaaaaaaacacctagtgagtggcagttctccacaagaaaaaaacaaaaacattggtgatgccagaggtcagaaaataatagccagactgcttcaagctgataggatAAAAAAGGTAACTCAAATAACTACTCATTACAACCATGAGaggagcatctctgaatgcataaCATTCAGAGTGGAcccttgaagcagatgagctaTAGCAGGAGATTGCACGTACCCGGTGCAAATCctgtcagctaaaaacaggaaattgagGCTACACCTTGCATGGGCTCACCAACATTGGTCAACACAAGAttggaaaaaaatgttgaataatCTGATGAGTTTCATATTTACTGCAACAATCAGATGGTAGAGTCATAATCTGCTGTAAACAAAATCTTTCCTTGTCTCACCATTTCATGCTGTCGGTGGTGTAGATATGTTGTggga contains these protein-coding regions:
- the LOC100692421 gene encoding perforin-1 gives rise to the protein MFQVNIWICAGLLLSLPHFTYQLCTDGTPKQCTDAEFAPGANLAGEGFDITKMERKGAFVLDMNQWKRKDKTCILCTNPFLENKKQKLPLTVVDWRAKQSCSAKVSTKLHKSSESLVGSSFSSVENNWKANLDLQAGSKSASLMLAGTNSHLSSYSMEKTKNDKYSFASHSMSCEYYSYRVSSAPKLHREFRKAVKKLPKTYSAETKQRFYKLIDDFGTHYITKVKLGGSIESVTSIRQCQASLQGLSAEEVQMCLEVEASASIKAKKMSTETKHCKKDTQQTDSKSAFSSLFNDRFTEIKGGHTTEPDLLFSADKNPEAYKEWLSTLPQNPDIVSYSLESLHELLPTTTKVRKDLRSAISHYILEKGLWRNCTDHCKAGIRTDSRDPCVCQCHNDPAVNQDCCPTRKGMARVIITVQRASGLWGDHTTGTDGYVKVIFNKLEVRRSPVIYNNNNPHWGMVVDLGSEDISSAKLRFEVWDEDNKWDDDLLGACEPLLTAGVKADLCNLNHGQLFYKLDVQCAPSLSGKSCTDYKPSPMNSSLKKFYVSRHARPIPEAILSEMGVFVDKSSSWKNQSVAAESPKYDVILV